A stretch of the Streptomyces ortus genome encodes the following:
- a CDS encoding sugar ABC transporter ATP-binding protein: protein MTHRSDADPAPVLALKDISKSFGAVRALRDVSLELFPGEVHALAGENGAGKSTLIKTLAGVHRPDAGQVLLDGEPTLFHGPADARDAGIAVIYQEPTLFPDLSIAENIFMGRQPRRALGRIDHKATHAATLALMQRLGVELDPDRPARGLSIADQQIVEIAKALSFDARVLIMDEPTAALTGSEVARLFGVVRALREQGSAVLFISHRLEEIFQICRRVTTLRDGALISSEPLDGMTEEDLVRRMVGRDLDELYPKQDVRAGEVALSVRRLTREGVFTDVSFDVRRGEIVGLAGLVGAGRTEVARAVFGVDRRDAGEVELDGKKLTNGAPSTAMAAGLALVPEDRRAQGLVMDMSIERNIGLTGLRKTVRAGLMDRGAERSRSLDWAVKLQVKYARIADTVNTLSGGNQQKVVLAKWLATGPKVLIVDEPTRGIDVGTKAEVHRLLSQLAADGVAVLMISSDLPEILGMADRVLVMHEGRLTAEIARTDATEETVMAAATGRAAA, encoded by the coding sequence ATGACCCACCGGTCCGACGCGGATCCGGCCCCCGTGCTGGCACTCAAGGACATCTCGAAGTCCTTCGGTGCCGTACGCGCCCTGCGGGACGTGTCCCTGGAACTCTTCCCCGGCGAAGTGCACGCACTCGCCGGAGAGAACGGCGCGGGCAAGTCGACCCTCATCAAGACGCTCGCCGGCGTGCACCGACCGGACGCCGGTCAGGTGCTCCTGGACGGCGAGCCCACCCTCTTCCACGGTCCCGCCGACGCCCGCGACGCGGGTATCGCGGTGATCTACCAGGAGCCCACTCTCTTTCCCGACCTGTCGATCGCCGAGAACATCTTCATGGGGCGCCAGCCCCGGCGGGCCCTCGGCCGCATCGACCACAAGGCCACGCACGCCGCGACCCTGGCCCTCATGCAGAGGCTCGGCGTCGAGCTCGACCCCGACCGCCCGGCGCGCGGCCTGTCCATCGCGGACCAGCAGATCGTGGAGATCGCCAAGGCGCTCTCCTTCGACGCCCGCGTCCTGATCATGGACGAGCCGACCGCCGCCCTCACCGGCAGCGAGGTGGCCCGCCTCTTCGGCGTGGTCCGCGCACTGCGGGAGCAGGGCTCGGCCGTGCTGTTCATCTCGCACCGGCTGGAAGAGATCTTCCAGATCTGCCGGCGCGTCACGACCCTGCGCGACGGCGCGCTGATCTCCAGCGAACCGCTCGACGGCATGACCGAGGAGGACCTCGTCCGCCGTATGGTCGGCCGCGACCTCGACGAGCTCTACCCCAAGCAGGACGTCCGGGCCGGCGAGGTCGCGCTCAGCGTGCGCCGCCTGACCCGTGAGGGTGTCTTCACCGACGTCTCCTTCGACGTCCGCCGCGGCGAGATCGTCGGCCTCGCCGGACTCGTCGGCGCCGGGCGCACGGAGGTCGCCCGGGCCGTCTTCGGCGTCGACCGCCGGGACGCCGGAGAGGTCGAGCTCGACGGGAAGAAGCTGACGAACGGCGCGCCCTCCACGGCCATGGCCGCGGGTCTCGCCCTCGTCCCCGAGGACCGCCGCGCCCAGGGCCTGGTGATGGACATGTCCATCGAGCGCAACATCGGCCTCACCGGACTGCGCAAGACCGTCAGGGCCGGACTGATGGACCGCGGCGCCGAACGCAGCCGCTCCCTCGACTGGGCCGTCAAGCTCCAGGTGAAGTACGCCCGGATCGCCGACACCGTCAACACCCTGTCCGGCGGCAACCAGCAGAAGGTCGTCCTCGCCAAGTGGCTCGCCACCGGCCCCAAGGTGCTGATCGTCGACGAGCCCACCCGCGGCATCGACGTCGGTACGAAGGCCGAGGTCCACCGGCTGCTCAGCCAACTGGCCGCCGACGGGGTCGCCGTCCTGATGATCTCCTCCGACCTGCCCGAGATCCTCGGCATGGCCGACCGGGTCCTCGTCATGCACGAGGGCCGGCTCACCGCCGAGATCGCACGCACCGACGCCACCGAGGAAACCGTGATGGCCGCAGCCACCGGGAGGGCAGCCGCGTGA
- the rhaI gene encoding L-rhamnose isomerase, producing the protein MTELAAVKAALKTQAVETPSWAYGNSGTRFKVFAQPGVPRNPFEKLDDAAKVHEFTGAAPTVAMHIPWDRVEDYAALAKHAEERGLTLGAINSNTFQDDDYKLGSVCHPDAAVRRKAVGHLLECVDIMDATGSKDLKLWFADGTNYPGQDDLRERQDRLSEALAQVYERLGDDQRMLLEYKFFEPAFYATDVPDWGTAYAHCLKLGPKAQVVVDTGHHAPGTNIEFIVATLLREGKLGAFDFNSRFYADDDLMVGAADPFQLFRIMYEVIRGGGFTADVAFMLDQCHNIEAKIPAIIRSVMNVQEATAKALLVDRDALATAQRAGDVLASNAVLMDAYNTDVRPLVGEVREELGLDPDPIAAYHRSGWAEKIASERVGGQQAGWGA; encoded by the coding sequence GTGACCGAGCTCGCCGCGGTGAAGGCCGCCCTCAAGACCCAGGCAGTAGAGACGCCGTCGTGGGCGTACGGGAACTCGGGAACCCGCTTCAAGGTGTTCGCGCAGCCAGGGGTCCCCCGCAATCCTTTCGAGAAGCTGGACGACGCGGCGAAGGTGCACGAGTTCACCGGGGCCGCGCCCACCGTGGCGATGCACATCCCCTGGGACCGGGTCGAGGACTACGCGGCGCTGGCGAAGCACGCCGAGGAGCGCGGACTGACCCTCGGCGCGATCAACTCCAACACCTTCCAGGACGACGACTACAAGCTGGGCAGCGTCTGCCACCCGGACGCAGCGGTGCGCCGCAAGGCGGTGGGCCATCTGCTCGAATGCGTGGACATCATGGACGCCACGGGTTCCAAGGACCTGAAGCTGTGGTTCGCGGACGGTACGAACTATCCCGGCCAGGACGACCTCCGGGAGCGCCAGGACCGGCTCTCCGAAGCTCTCGCGCAGGTGTACGAGCGTCTCGGTGACGACCAGCGGATGCTGCTGGAGTACAAGTTCTTCGAGCCGGCCTTCTACGCGACCGACGTGCCGGACTGGGGCACGGCGTACGCCCACTGCCTCAAGCTCGGCCCCAAGGCGCAGGTCGTCGTCGACACGGGCCACCACGCGCCCGGCACCAACATCGAGTTCATCGTCGCCACGCTGCTGCGGGAGGGGAAGCTCGGCGCGTTCGACTTCAACTCGCGCTTCTACGCGGACGACGACCTGATGGTGGGCGCGGCCGACCCCTTCCAGCTGTTCCGGATCATGTACGAGGTCATCCGGGGAGGCGGGTTCACGGCGGACGTGGCGTTCATGCTCGACCAGTGCCACAACATCGAGGCGAAGATCCCGGCGATCATCCGTTCCGTGATGAACGTGCAGGAGGCCACGGCGAAGGCGCTGCTCGTCGACCGGGACGCGCTGGCCACGGCGCAGCGGGCGGGGGACGTGCTCGCGTCCAACGCGGTGCTGATGGACGCGTACAACACGGATGTGCGTCCGCTGGTGGGCGAGGTCCGCGAGGAGTTGGGGCTCGACCCCGACCCGATCGCCGCGTACCACCGGTCCGGGTGGGCGGAGAAGATCGCGTCCGAGCGGGTCGGAGGGCAGCAGGCGGGGTGGGGGGCGTAA
- a CDS encoding ABC transporter permease, with protein MADSALTRAVRWDTVVGALLIVVLLLSFTTVDGFGNALNLSFLIGNTLPIALIALPMTMLVVSGEIDLSVASTAGLSGAVMGALWNQGMTIETIIPVCLLLGVVCGLINGLLVTRLGLPSLAVTIGTLAAYRGIAQIVLGSDAVTDFPTQYLDFAAGRLGDTFIPYAFLPFLVLLAIAVVALHATPFGRSLFAVGANEEAARFAGIRVKRQKLILFTVTGLMASLTGIFWALHYASARYDNATGLELSVVAAVLLGGIDFDGGKGTLGGAIAGVFLLGALQNVMSLQDVSAQSQIVVTGVLLVLSVLGPRVARQVSVARAGRRARSSTG; from the coding sequence ATGGCTGACTCCGCCCTCACGCGCGCCGTCCGCTGGGACACGGTGGTGGGTGCCCTTCTCATCGTCGTCCTGCTGCTGTCCTTCACCACCGTGGACGGCTTCGGCAACGCGCTCAACCTGTCGTTCCTCATCGGCAACACGCTGCCCATCGCGCTGATCGCCCTGCCGATGACCATGCTCGTGGTGTCCGGCGAGATCGACCTCTCGGTGGCCTCCACGGCCGGTCTGTCCGGCGCCGTGATGGGCGCCCTGTGGAACCAGGGCATGACCATCGAGACGATCATCCCGGTCTGTCTGCTCCTCGGTGTGGTGTGCGGACTGATCAACGGGCTCCTGGTGACCCGCCTGGGACTGCCGTCCCTCGCCGTCACCATCGGCACGCTCGCCGCCTACCGGGGCATCGCGCAGATCGTGCTCGGCTCCGACGCGGTGACCGACTTCCCCACCCAGTACCTGGACTTCGCGGCCGGCCGCCTCGGGGACACCTTCATCCCGTACGCGTTCCTGCCCTTCCTGGTGCTGCTCGCGATCGCCGTGGTCGCGCTGCACGCCACCCCGTTCGGACGATCCCTGTTCGCGGTGGGCGCCAACGAGGAGGCCGCACGGTTCGCCGGCATCCGCGTCAAGCGGCAGAAGCTGATCCTGTTCACCGTGACCGGCCTGATGGCCTCGCTGACCGGCATCTTCTGGGCGCTGCACTACGCCAGCGCGCGGTACGACAACGCCACGGGGCTCGAACTCTCCGTCGTCGCGGCCGTGCTCCTCGGCGGGATCGACTTCGACGGCGGCAAGGGCACGCTCGGTGGCGCGATCGCCGGTGTCTTCCTGCTGGGCGCCCTGCAGAACGTGATGAGCCTTCAGGACGTCTCCGCGCAGTCGCAGATCGTCGTCACGGGTGTGCTGCTCGTGCTGTCCGTGCTCGGGCCGCGGGTCGCCCGGCAGGTCTCCGTCGCGCGGGCGGGGCGCCGGGCCCGGAGTTCCACAGGTTAG
- a CDS encoding ABC transporter permease, with translation MTVTAPETAPAPEVPRSSGTRLVDRVFKMRELAILVVFLVMIVITQIGNSDFLSEQGIKDLLLNATILVLVATGQSLVVITRNVDLSVGSTLGISAFAAGTYLEGGGNSAVAIVLAVLLGVGCGLVNGLLVSLGQVPALVVTLGTLYIIRGIDSIWVGSRQITAAGLPDGFIDFGSGGISAVPYLALIALAVLVTTAYYLKHFGSGRELYALGSNPEAARLAGIPVRKRILAAYTFCGALAGLAGALYLARFGNVDSGTGNGYELTVVSAVVVGGVVFTGGSGSVYGAALGALLLTSINSVLPALGVSSVWVLAINGVLLILAIAVDRIVALRVATALKKRNARHG, from the coding sequence GTGACGGTCACCGCTCCCGAAACCGCCCCCGCCCCCGAGGTGCCCAGGTCCAGCGGCACCCGGCTGGTGGACCGCGTCTTCAAGATGCGCGAACTGGCCATCCTGGTCGTCTTCCTGGTGATGATCGTCATCACCCAGATCGGCAACAGCGACTTCCTGTCCGAGCAGGGCATCAAGGACCTCCTGCTGAACGCGACCATCCTCGTGCTGGTCGCCACCGGCCAGTCGCTGGTCGTCATCACCCGCAACGTCGACCTCTCCGTCGGCTCGACGCTCGGCATCAGTGCCTTCGCCGCCGGCACCTATCTGGAGGGCGGCGGCAACTCCGCCGTCGCGATCGTCCTCGCGGTCCTGCTCGGCGTCGGCTGCGGCCTGGTCAACGGACTGCTCGTCAGCCTCGGTCAGGTGCCCGCGCTCGTCGTCACCCTCGGCACGCTCTACATCATCCGGGGCATCGACTCCATCTGGGTCGGCTCCCGGCAGATCACCGCGGCCGGCCTGCCGGACGGCTTCATCGACTTCGGCTCCGGCGGCATCTCCGCCGTGCCGTACCTGGCGCTGATCGCACTGGCGGTGCTGGTCACCACGGCGTACTACCTCAAGCACTTCGGCAGCGGCCGGGAACTGTACGCGCTCGGCTCCAACCCGGAGGCCGCCCGCCTCGCCGGCATCCCCGTACGCAAGAGGATCCTCGCCGCGTACACCTTCTGCGGAGCCCTCGCGGGCCTCGCCGGCGCCCTGTACCTCGCCCGGTTCGGCAACGTCGACTCCGGCACCGGCAACGGCTACGAACTCACCGTCGTCAGCGCGGTCGTGGTCGGCGGCGTCGTCTTCACCGGCGGCTCCGGCAGCGTCTACGGGGCGGCCCTCGGCGCGCTGCTCCTCACCTCCATCAACAGCGTGCTGCCCGCCCTCGGCGTCAGCTCCGTCTGGGTGCTCGCCATCAACGGCGTCCTGCTCATCCTCGCCATCGCGGTCGACCGGATCGTCGCCCTGCGCGTGGCGACCGCACTGAAGAAGAGGAACGCCCGCCATGGCTGA
- a CDS encoding bifunctional aldolase/short-chain dehydrogenase has translation MATPSRPHPEAAALLGRSNRLGADPRNTNYAGGNTSAKGTETDPVTGGDVELMWVKGSGGDLGTLTEGGLAVLRLDRLLALKDVYPGVEREDEMVAAFDYCLHGKGGAAPSIDTAMHGLVDAAHVDHLHPDSGIALACAADGEKLTAECFGDSVVWVPWRRPGFQLGLDIAAVKEANPRAVGCVLGGHGITAWGDTAEECERNSLHIIRTAEKFLVERGKAEPFGPVLDGYAALGGAERRERAAALAPVIRALASQDRPQVGHFTDSEVVLDFLASAEHPRLAALGTSCPDHFLRTKVRPLVLDLPPTAALDEAIARLQELHTEYREEYAAYYRRHADADSPAMRGADPAIVLIPGVGMFSFGKDKQTARVAGEFYVNAINVMRGAEAVSTYAPIEESEKFRIEYWALEEAKLQRMPKAKPLATRVALVTGAGSGIGKAIAERLVAEGACVVIADLNAENAAEVATALGGPDKAVAVTVDVTSEEQITEAFKAAVLAFGGVDLVVNNAGISISKPLLETTAKDWDLQHDIMARGSFLVSREAARVMTAQKLGGDIIYIASKNAVFAGPNNIAYSATKADQAHQVRLLAAELGEHGIRVNGVNPDGVVRGSGIFAGGWGAQRAATYGIEEEKLGEFYAQRTILKREVLPEHVANAVFALTGGDLTHTTGLHVPVDAGVAAAFLR, from the coding sequence ATGGCAACCCCTTCCCGTCCCCATCCCGAAGCCGCCGCTCTGCTCGGGCGGTCCAATCGGCTCGGGGCCGATCCCCGTAACACCAACTACGCGGGCGGGAACACGTCCGCGAAGGGGACCGAGACCGATCCCGTGACCGGCGGGGACGTCGAGTTGATGTGGGTCAAGGGGTCCGGGGGCGACCTGGGCACCCTGACCGAGGGCGGGCTCGCCGTGCTGCGGCTCGACCGGCTGCTCGCGCTGAAGGACGTGTACCCGGGCGTCGAGCGCGAGGACGAGATGGTCGCCGCCTTCGACTACTGCCTGCACGGGAAGGGCGGGGCGGCGCCGTCGATCGACACCGCCATGCACGGGCTGGTCGACGCGGCCCACGTCGATCATCTGCACCCCGACTCCGGGATCGCGCTCGCCTGCGCCGCCGACGGGGAGAAGCTGACCGCCGAGTGTTTCGGGGACAGTGTGGTGTGGGTGCCGTGGCGGCGGCCCGGTTTCCAGCTGGGGCTGGACATCGCGGCGGTCAAGGAGGCCAACCCGCGGGCCGTCGGCTGCGTCCTGGGCGGGCACGGCATCACCGCCTGGGGCGACACCGCCGAGGAGTGCGAGCGCAACTCCCTGCACATCATCCGTACCGCCGAGAAGTTCCTCGTCGAGCGCGGGAAGGCCGAGCCCTTCGGCCCGGTCCTCGACGGGTACGCCGCACTCGGCGGCGCCGAGCGGCGGGAGCGGGCCGCGGCCCTCGCCCCCGTCATCCGGGCGCTGGCCTCCCAGGACCGGCCCCAGGTCGGGCACTTCACCGACTCCGAGGTCGTCCTCGACTTCCTGGCGAGCGCCGAGCACCCCCGGCTCGCCGCCCTCGGCACCTCCTGCCCCGACCACTTCCTCCGTACGAAGGTCCGGCCGCTCGTCCTCGATCTGCCGCCGACCGCCGCGCTGGACGAGGCGATCGCGCGGCTGCAGGAGCTGCACACCGAGTACCGCGAGGAGTACGCCGCCTACTACCGGCGGCACGCCGACGCCGACTCCCCCGCCATGCGCGGCGCGGACCCGGCGATCGTGCTGATCCCCGGCGTCGGCATGTTCTCCTTCGGCAAGGACAAGCAGACCGCGCGCGTGGCGGGCGAGTTCTACGTCAACGCGATCAACGTGATGCGCGGCGCCGAGGCCGTCTCGACGTACGCGCCGATCGAGGAGTCGGAGAAGTTCCGCATCGAGTACTGGGCCCTGGAAGAGGCCAAGCTCCAGCGGATGCCGAAGGCCAAGCCGCTGGCCACCCGGGTCGCGCTCGTGACCGGCGCGGGCAGCGGGATCGGCAAGGCCATCGCCGAAAGGCTCGTCGCCGAGGGCGCCTGTGTCGTGATCGCGGACCTGAACGCGGAGAACGCGGCCGAGGTCGCCACCGCGCTCGGCGGCCCCGACAAGGCCGTCGCCGTCACCGTGGACGTGACCTCAGAGGAGCAGATCACCGAGGCCTTCAAGGCGGCGGTCCTCGCCTTCGGCGGTGTCGACCTCGTCGTGAACAACGCCGGCATCTCCATCTCCAAGCCGCTCCTGGAGACCACGGCGAAGGACTGGGACCTCCAGCACGACATCATGGCCCGCGGTTCCTTCCTCGTCTCGCGCGAGGCGGCGCGGGTGATGACCGCGCAGAAGCTGGGCGGCGACATCATCTACATCGCCTCCAAGAACGCCGTCTTCGCGGGCCCGAACAACATCGCCTACTCGGCGACCAAGGCGGATCAGGCCCACCAGGTCCGCCTCCTCGCCGCCGAACTGGGCGAGCACGGCATCCGCGTCAACGGCGTGAACCCCGACGGCGTCGTCCGCGGTTCGGGGATCTTCGCCGGCGGCTGGGGCGCCCAGCGCGCGGCCACCTACGGCATCGAGGAGGAGAAGCTCGGCGAGTTCTACGCCCAGCGGACCATCCTCAAGCGCGAGGTCCTGCCCGAGCACGTCGCGAACGCCGTCTTCGCCCTCACGGGCGGCGACCTCACGCACACCACCGGACTGCACGTCCCGGTCGACGCCGGCGTCGCCGCCGCGTTCCTGCGATGA